In Phormidium yuhuli AB48, one genomic interval encodes:
- a CDS encoding CO2 hydration protein, with protein sequence MVSTPLAPSQHPLAEYIHRLEQGQALLKDTPENVLEVVGILKSYGVVLDAYSNNLIYIAQEQFLMLFPFFKYFNGEVSLSKLLRFWWHDRINYEYAEYCMRSMLWHGGNGVDTYLDSDEFAKAAEAAIQAKVRQNPLLSLLHRLFPDFLPEQVRMSCYYSALGQFWRVMSDIFLELSDRYDAKEIRSIPDVVKHILDGLVADASRPITYSVEIKGQSYDLMPKSLGLTFLMDTAVPYVEAIFFRGTPFPGTVSYNAQAFQIPDEQGDFTYGALYADPLPIGGAGIPPTQLMQDMRHFLPDYLHEVYRRSIRQEDDLRVQICVTFQKSMFCVTTAAIQGLAPHPLTTTDPQQQGENRAYLEQWMNRFLSSRIREANG encoded by the coding sequence ATGGTTAGTACTCCTCTCGCTCCGTCTCAGCATCCCCTGGCCGAGTATATCCACCGCCTGGAACAGGGACAGGCATTACTCAAGGACACCCCGGAGAATGTCCTGGAAGTGGTGGGTATTCTCAAAAGCTATGGAGTAGTGCTAGATGCTTACTCCAATAATCTGATTTATATTGCCCAGGAACAGTTTTTAATGCTGTTTCCCTTCTTCAAATACTTCAACGGGGAGGTGAGCCTCTCGAAACTGTTGCGCTTCTGGTGGCACGATCGCATTAACTACGAGTATGCCGAATACTGTATGCGCTCGATGCTCTGGCATGGGGGCAATGGGGTCGATACCTATCTCGACAGTGATGAGTTTGCTAAGGCGGCCGAGGCCGCGATTCAGGCAAAAGTTCGTCAGAATCCCCTCCTGTCGCTTCTGCATCGACTCTTCCCCGATTTCTTGCCCGAACAAGTGCGGATGTCCTGCTACTACAGCGCCCTGGGCCAGTTCTGGCGGGTGATGAGTGATATCTTTCTGGAGTTGAGCGATCGCTATGATGCTAAAGAGATTCGCTCGATTCCCGATGTGGTGAAACATATCCTGGACGGCTTAGTGGCAGATGCCAGTCGTCCCATTACCTACTCGGTGGAGATTAAAGGGCAATCCTATGACCTGATGCCTAAGTCTCTGGGGTTAACCTTTCTTATGGACACGGCGGTTCCCTATGTGGAAGCGATTTTCTTTCGGGGCACTCCCTTCCCCGGAACCGTCTCCTATAATGCCCAAGCTTTCCAGATTCCCGATGAGCAGGGGGATTTTACCTATGGTGCCCTCTATGCCGACCCCTTACCCATTGGTGGGGCCGGGATTCCTCCGACCCAGTTAATGCAGGATATGCGCCATTTCCTGCCGGACTATCTCCATGAGGTGTATCGGCGCAGCATTCGTCAAGAGGATGATCTTCGAGTGCAAATTTGTGTCACCTTCCAGAAATCGATGTTCTGTGTCACGACGGCGGCCATTCAAGGCTTAGCCCCCCATCCCTTGACCACAACCGATCCGCAACAGCAAGGGGAGAATCGAGCCTATCTGGAACAATGGATGAATCGTTTTCTCAGTTCCCGGATTCGTGAAGCCAATGGTTAG
- a CDS encoding NADH-quinone oxidoreductase subunit M, which yields MLSALLLIPLIAAMMTCLLPQSLPSSRFRSISVVVLTALLGLSLSLVVNFDPHVGGMQFTEQLPWVDWLGLSYHLGVDGISLPLIILNQLLTLIAILSSPDKLERPRLYYSLMLVLNLSVTGAFLSQDLLLFFIFYELELIPLYLLIAIWGGARRNYAATKFLLYTATSGIFILAAFLGLVWLTGASSFDYRVLAPGTLPLASQLILLTGLFIGFAIKIPIFPFHTWLPDAHVEASTSVSVLLAGVLLKLGTYGLLRFCVGMLPEAWSVAAPVLVIFAVISVLYGALTAIAQQDMKKMVAYSSIAHMGYILLAAAAGTHLSLLAAIAQSVSHGLISAMLFLLVGVVGKKTGTRDIDKLCGLLNPERGLPIIGSLMIVGVMASSGIPGMVGFVSEFLVFRGSFPVFPVATLLCLVGTGLTAVYFLLMVNRVFFGRLSDVVMNLPPVQWGDRIPALVLTVLLVVFGLQPNWLVRWSDTDAARLVPPVAVAQLSSAVDAPSFPSANP from the coding sequence ATGTTGAGTGCATTACTCCTGATTCCCCTGATTGCGGCAATGATGACCTGTTTGCTGCCCCAATCCTTACCCTCATCCCGCTTTCGTAGCATTAGTGTTGTGGTGTTGACAGCTCTCTTAGGCTTAAGCCTGAGTCTAGTGGTCAACTTTGACCCCCACGTGGGAGGGATGCAGTTCACCGAACAACTGCCCTGGGTCGACTGGCTTGGGCTTAGTTACCATCTCGGAGTTGATGGCATCTCACTGCCCCTAATTATCCTAAACCAGCTCCTGACGCTGATTGCCATTCTCAGTAGCCCTGACAAACTGGAACGGCCTCGCCTCTACTACTCCCTAATGTTAGTCCTGAACCTCAGCGTCACCGGCGCCTTCCTGTCCCAGGATTTGCTCCTGTTCTTCATCTTCTACGAACTGGAACTCATCCCCCTCTATCTCCTCATTGCTATTTGGGGCGGGGCCCGGCGCAACTATGCCGCCACCAAATTTCTCCTCTATACCGCCACCTCAGGAATTTTCATCCTGGCCGCATTTTTAGGATTAGTCTGGCTCACCGGGGCCTCCAGCTTTGACTATAGGGTCCTAGCCCCAGGAACCTTACCCCTAGCCAGTCAACTGATTTTGCTGACCGGCTTATTCATCGGCTTTGCCATCAAAATTCCCATTTTTCCCTTCCATACCTGGCTCCCCGATGCCCACGTGGAAGCTTCAACCTCAGTCTCGGTTCTCTTAGCTGGGGTCTTATTGAAATTAGGAACCTATGGCCTGTTGCGTTTCTGCGTGGGAATGTTGCCAGAAGCCTGGTCTGTGGCGGCTCCAGTCCTCGTCATTTTTGCGGTGATTAGTGTTCTCTATGGGGCCCTAACGGCAATTGCTCAGCAGGATATGAAGAAGATGGTAGCCTATTCCTCCATCGCTCACATGGGCTACATCCTCCTAGCCGCCGCCGCCGGAACTCACTTAAGTCTGTTGGCGGCGATTGCCCAATCCGTCAGTCATGGTCTGATTTCGGCCATGTTATTTCTCCTGGTGGGGGTTGTGGGCAAGAAAACCGGCACCCGGGATATTGATAAACTCTGTGGCTTACTCAACCCGGAACGAGGTTTGCCCATTATCGGCAGTTTGATGATTGTCGGTGTGATGGCGAGTTCGGGTATCCCAGGAATGGTGGGATTTGTCTCAGAATTTCTCGTCTTTCGGGGGAGTTTCCCCGTGTTCCCCGTGGCGACCCTTCTGTGTTTGGTGGGAACTGGTCTAACGGCGGTCTATTTCCTGTTGATGGTGAACCGAGTCTTCTTTGGTCGTCTCTCGGATGTGGTTATGAACTTACCCCCCGTGCAATGGGGCGATCGCATCCCCGCCTTAGTCCTGACGGTCTTACTAGTGGTGTTTGGCTTACAACCGAACTGGTTAGTCCGCTGGAGTGATACGGATGCAGCACGACTGGTTCCCCCAGTGGCCGTGGCCCAACTCTCCTCGGCGGTAGACGCACCATCGTTTCCCTCCGCAAATCCCTAG
- a CDS encoding NAD(P)H-quinone oxidoreductase subunit F, with protein sequence MSGFLLQTCWFVPLYGLIGAVLSLPWSVGMVRRSGPRPAAYLNLLMTSVAFLHGSAAYVQSWGQPPQQLVFSWLNAANLDLSLAIEISPLSLGAMGLVTGISLMSQLYALGYMEKDWSLARFFGLMGFFEAALSGIALSDSLLLSYGLLEMLTLSTYLLVGFWYAQPLVVTAARDAFLTKRVGDILLLMGLVALSSYGTGLTFSELEAWAETNPLPFWTATWLGLGLIAGPIGKCAQFPLNLWLDEAMEGPSPASIMRNSVVVSAGAYVLIRLQPVFTLSPVVYDALIIIGTITAIGGSLMCLAQIDLKRALSHSTSAYMGLVFIAVGLGQVDIALLLLLTHAIAKALIFSSVGSIILATNSQNITEMGGLWSRMPATTTAFVVGGAGLVSILPLGTFWTFRRWVNGFQEVSPGLVLILVLVNFLNAVSLTRVFRCVFLGEHQAKSRRSPEAPWTMAVPMVSLIIVTLLVPLMLQHWQLLLTWDGPWAFSNNPLIQFGNPLLVVSGLAGIIVGSIIPLERTNARSQKLSVRFWQDLLAYDFYIDRVYRVTVVAFVSGFSRLASAFDRYIVDGAVNLVGWVAIFSGQALKYSISGQSQSYVLTILAATGILVFLALWGF encoded by the coding sequence ATGAGTGGTTTTCTCCTACAGACCTGTTGGTTCGTGCCCTTATACGGACTTATAGGCGCCGTCCTCAGTCTCCCTTGGTCCGTAGGCATGGTTCGACGCAGCGGCCCTCGTCCAGCAGCGTATCTCAATCTACTAATGACCTCGGTGGCCTTTCTTCACGGGTCTGCCGCCTACGTCCAAAGTTGGGGGCAACCCCCCCAGCAACTGGTATTTTCCTGGCTCAACGCCGCCAATTTAGACTTATCTCTTGCCATCGAAATCTCCCCCCTCAGTCTTGGGGCCATGGGACTGGTCACCGGTATCAGTCTCATGTCTCAACTGTATGCCCTAGGCTACATGGAAAAAGACTGGTCCCTAGCCCGCTTCTTCGGGTTAATGGGGTTCTTTGAAGCGGCCCTGAGCGGCATCGCCCTCAGCGACTCCCTGCTTCTAAGTTACGGTCTCCTGGAAATGCTCACCCTGTCCACCTATCTCCTGGTGGGCTTTTGGTATGCACAGCCTCTCGTGGTCACCGCCGCTCGCGATGCCTTCCTCACCAAACGGGTCGGAGACATTCTACTCCTCATGGGGTTAGTGGCCCTATCGAGCTATGGAACCGGCCTAACCTTCAGTGAACTTGAAGCCTGGGCCGAAACCAACCCCTTACCCTTCTGGACCGCCACCTGGCTCGGGTTAGGACTCATCGCCGGTCCCATCGGTAAATGTGCCCAATTTCCCCTGAACCTCTGGCTTGATGAAGCCATGGAAGGCCCCAGCCCCGCCTCAATTATGCGGAATTCAGTTGTGGTCTCCGCCGGGGCCTATGTCCTGATTCGTCTGCAACCGGTCTTCACCCTCTCCCCCGTCGTTTATGATGCCCTAATTATCATCGGGACCATCACCGCCATTGGGGGCTCCCTCATGTGCCTGGCTCAAATCGACCTGAAGCGGGCCCTATCCCATTCCACCAGTGCCTATATGGGATTAGTCTTCATCGCCGTGGGGTTAGGACAAGTCGATATCGCCTTACTGCTCCTGCTCACCCATGCGATCGCCAAAGCCCTAATCTTCTCTAGCGTCGGCTCCATCATCCTAGCCACCAACAGTCAAAACATCACAGAAATGGGGGGTCTTTGGTCACGAATGCCTGCCACCACCACCGCGTTTGTTGTGGGTGGAGCGGGGTTAGTCTCCATCCTGCCCCTAGGGACGTTTTGGACCTTTCGCCGTTGGGTGAATGGCTTTCAGGAAGTGTCTCCGGGATTGGTATTAATCCTCGTGCTCGTTAACTTCTTAAATGCCGTCAGTCTCACCCGAGTCTTCCGCTGCGTTTTCCTCGGAGAGCATCAAGCCAAAAGTCGCCGCAGTCCCGAGGCCCCTTGGACTATGGCAGTTCCCATGGTGTCCCTAATTATTGTCACCCTCCTAGTTCCCCTAATGCTGCAACATTGGCAGTTGTTGCTGACCTGGGATGGCCCCTGGGCATTTTCTAACAATCCCCTTATTCAATTTGGTAACCCCTTACTGGTGGTGAGCGGGCTTGCAGGAATCATAGTGGGCAGCATTATCCCCCTAGAACGCACCAATGCTCGCTCTCAGAAGTTGTCGGTGCGCTTCTGGCAAGATTTGCTGGCCTACGACTTCTATATTGATCGGGTTTACCGAGTCACCGTTGTCGCCTTTGTCTCAGGGTTTTCTCGTCTCGCCTCCGCCTTCGATCGCTATATCGTCGATGGTGCCGTCAACCTGGTGGGTTGGGTGGCCATTTTTAGCGGTCAAGCTCTCAAATATAGTATTTCGGGTCAATCCCAATCCTATGTCTTGACCATTTTAGCCGCCACAGGAATCCTCGTATTCCTGGCCCTATGGGGGTTTTAA
- a CDS encoding carbon dioxide-concentrating mechanism protein CcmK: protein MSIAVGMVETLGFPAVVEAADSMVKAARVTLVGYEKIGSGRVTVIVRGDVSEVQASVSAGIDAANRVNGGQVLSTHIIARPHENLEYVLPIRYTEEVDQFRTY, encoded by the coding sequence ATGTCAATTGCGGTAGGAATGGTTGAAACCCTGGGGTTCCCGGCAGTGGTGGAGGCCGCTGACTCGATGGTAAAAGCCGCTCGGGTGACCCTGGTCGGTTATGAAAAAATTGGATCTGGTCGGGTGACCGTTATTGTCCGGGGCGATGTCTCGGAAGTCCAAGCGTCAGTGTCCGCCGGAATTGACGCTGCCAACCGAGTCAATGGTGGACAGGTGCTGTCAACGCACATCATTGCCCGGCCTCACGAAAACTTGGAGTACGTTCTCCCGATTCGCTACACCGAGGAAGTCGATCAGTTCCGAACCTACTAA
- a CDS encoding carbon dioxide-concentrating mechanism protein CcmK: MSIAVGMIETLGFPAVVEAADAMVKAARVTLVGYEKIGSGRVTVIVRGDVSEVQASIAAGTDNVKRVNGGEVLSTHIIARPHENLEYVLPIRYTEAVEQFRESIGSPRSISR; the protein is encoded by the coding sequence ATGTCAATTGCTGTAGGAATGATTGAAACCCTCGGGTTTCCGGCGGTGGTGGAAGCTGCTGATGCGATGGTGAAGGCCGCTCGGGTGACCTTGGTCGGCTATGAGAAAATTGGCTCGGGTCGCGTGACGGTGATTGTCCGGGGTGATGTCTCTGAGGTGCAGGCCTCCATCGCGGCAGGGACCGATAATGTGAAACGAGTCAATGGGGGTGAAGTCCTCTCGACCCATATTATTGCTCGTCCTCACGAGAACCTGGAGTATGTTTTACCGATTCGTTACACCGAAGCTGTGGAACAATTCCGTGAGAGCATTGGTTCGCCTCGCTCGATTAGCCGCTAA
- a CDS encoding EutN/CcmL family microcompartment protein has protein sequence MQIARVCGTVVSTQKLEKMRGLKLLVLQLVDAEGELLPDYEVAADLVGAGVGEWVLFSRGSAARVEPGRELSPIDALTVGIIDTVSLENRQVYNKKDRY, from the coding sequence ATGCAAATTGCCAGAGTCTGCGGAACCGTCGTCAGCACCCAAAAGTTAGAGAAGATGAGGGGGTTAAAACTCCTGGTCTTACAACTGGTGGATGCTGAAGGAGAGCTGCTTCCTGACTATGAGGTCGCTGCTGACCTTGTGGGTGCTGGAGTGGGAGAGTGGGTTCTGTTCAGTCGGGGGAGTGCGGCTCGGGTTGAACCCGGTCGTGAATTGTCTCCGATTGATGCGCTGACCGTCGGCATTATCGACACGGTAAGTTTAGAAAACCGACAGGTTTATAACAAAAAAGATCGTTACTAA
- a CDS encoding ribulose bisphosphate carboxylase small subunit: MVVRKRAAPSPQRELAEPKIHHTAYVHSFANVIGDVTVGEEATIAPGTSVRADAESPFYIGDHANIQNGVIIQGLNGATVVGDRQREYAVWIGRNSCIAHLALVHGPAYIGDDCFIGFRSTVFNARVGQGSVVMMHTLIQDVEIPPGKYVASGSVITTQAEADRLPDVRPVDRDFAQYLLEASVALQRGVSSSSNPEGESSARQSATRANGNGDGKDIAVSEDTSVGSMSLTNEVTGQVKRLLQQGYKIGIEHANPRRFKTKSWLTAGTLSNTRADSALREIETVLREYEGEYVRLIAIDPDAKRRVTEMIVQRPGETPSLGGGSSSGTSSYRASRGNGAGSASAATGASLDASAADQVRSLLQSGYQIGVERASARRFKTKSWLTVGTLSSSPQAAISELNQILAEAAGDYVQLIGIDPAAKRRVVEAIVQRPDGVTPPSKGTVEKVAAVTSQGATARSTSGQGSLDGETVELVRSLLSQGYRIGTEHATPRRFKTQSWKTCAPIESKQLNQVLNQLEACVADHAGEYVQLIGIDPEAKRRVSETIIQRPGSQSNGHARATNGRKGFGASASQYQAQKNGNSRAVTSSQLEQDTLDQVRSLLAQGYRIGTEHATARRFKTQSWKSCSPIDSSQMTDVVPALEACMKEHSGEYVRLIGIDPNAKRRVLETVIQRP; encoded by the coding sequence ATGGTTGTCCGCAAGCGCGCGGCTCCATCCCCCCAGCGGGAGCTTGCCGAACCTAAGATACATCACACGGCCTATGTGCATTCGTTTGCTAATGTCATCGGCGACGTCACCGTCGGCGAGGAAGCAACGATCGCACCGGGAACCTCGGTTCGCGCTGACGCGGAGTCGCCGTTTTATATCGGCGATCACGCGAATATTCAGAATGGAGTCATCATTCAAGGGCTTAACGGTGCAACGGTTGTGGGCGATCGCCAGCGTGAATACGCGGTGTGGATCGGTCGCAACAGTTGTATTGCCCATTTAGCCTTGGTCCATGGTCCGGCCTACATTGGAGACGATTGTTTCATCGGCTTTCGTTCGACGGTGTTTAACGCTCGGGTGGGTCAAGGGTCGGTGGTGATGATGCACACCTTGATCCAGGATGTTGAGATTCCTCCTGGGAAGTATGTGGCATCAGGATCTGTCATTACCACCCAAGCCGAGGCGGATCGGCTGCCCGATGTACGACCAGTAGATCGGGACTTCGCACAGTATTTGCTTGAGGCTAGTGTCGCTTTGCAGCGAGGGGTCTCCTCGTCCTCAAACCCAGAGGGTGAGTCTTCTGCACGACAGTCAGCCACTCGGGCAAATGGTAACGGTGACGGCAAGGACATCGCTGTATCTGAGGATACGTCAGTAGGGAGTATGAGTTTAACTAATGAAGTGACCGGGCAAGTGAAACGCTTGCTCCAACAGGGCTACAAAATCGGCATTGAACACGCCAACCCCCGCCGATTTAAAACGAAGTCTTGGCTAACGGCTGGGACCTTATCTAACACCCGCGCCGATTCGGCTCTCCGGGAAATCGAAACGGTCTTGAGAGAGTATGAAGGGGAATATGTGCGTCTGATCGCCATTGACCCGGATGCGAAACGGCGTGTTACGGAGATGATTGTTCAGCGTCCCGGAGAAACCCCAAGTCTTGGCGGGGGTAGCTCCTCCGGGACGTCGTCGTATCGAGCGAGTCGCGGCAATGGTGCCGGTTCAGCGTCGGCGGCAACTGGGGCCAGCTTGGATGCGAGTGCGGCGGATCAGGTGCGATCGCTCCTGCAATCGGGCTATCAGATTGGGGTGGAACGGGCCTCGGCTCGCCGCTTCAAAACGAAGTCTTGGTTGACGGTGGGAACGTTATCGAGTTCTCCCCAGGCGGCTATCTCGGAACTGAATCAGATTTTGGCTGAGGCCGCTGGGGATTATGTCCAACTGATTGGGATTGACCCCGCTGCGAAACGCCGGGTGGTTGAAGCCATTGTGCAACGGCCTGATGGCGTGACCCCCCCGAGTAAAGGGACGGTGGAGAAAGTTGCTGCTGTGACCAGTCAGGGAGCAACGGCTCGCTCAACCTCGGGCCAGGGGTCTTTGGATGGCGAAACGGTGGAATTGGTGCGATCGCTGCTGTCTCAGGGCTATCGTATTGGTACGGAACACGCCACCCCACGCCGCTTCAAAACCCAATCCTGGAAAACCTGCGCCCCCATTGAGTCGAAACAGTTGAATCAGGTTCTCAACCAACTTGAGGCTTGTGTCGCTGATCATGCGGGTGAGTATGTGCAACTAATTGGTATTGACCCTGAGGCTAAACGTCGCGTCAGTGAGACAATTATTCAGCGTCCGGGGTCTCAGAGCAATGGTCACGCGCGGGCGACCAATGGCCGTAAAGGCTTTGGAGCGAGTGCGAGTCAGTATCAGGCTCAGAAAAATGGGAACAGTCGCGCGGTCACCAGTAGCCAACTGGAGCAGGATACCCTCGACCAAGTGCGATCGCTGTTGGCCCAGGGGTATCGCATCGGGACTGAGCACGCGACAGCGCGCCGCTTCAAAACCCAATCCTGGAAAAGCTGTTCCCCCATTGACAGTTCTCAAATGACGGACGTGGTTCCAGCTCTTGAGGCTTGCATGAAGGAACATAGCGGTGAATATGTGCGTTTGATTGGCATTGACCCCAACGCCAAACGCCGTGTTCTGGAAACTGTGATTCAACGCCCGTAA